Proteins co-encoded in one uncultured Draconibacterium sp. genomic window:
- a CDS encoding type IX secretion system membrane protein PorP/SprF, with protein MMKAKLNIIKGLGILAIVIAAFTSNAQQDPMFTQYMFNTQTINPAYAGTWESIGFMALGRNQWSGWEGAPTTYTFSVQAPLKNERVALGLNVMNDKVGLEKRFYVFADYSYLLPLSSKVNLRLGLKGGFTNYSNNLAEYTILDPGDPNFAGEIKNAFKPNFGAGAFLYSKKAYVGLSIPKLVSTTFDNDMKSFSVEGELRHYFLIAGAVFDMGENVKFKPTMFTKASFTSETGTPLQFDFTGNFLIKEKLWLGAMYRTGASYGVIAQWIFDQKLRIGYAIDFTTNNMKYYSHETHEVMISYELRFKKEKVVSPRYF; from the coding sequence ATGATGAAAGCAAAATTAAATATAATCAAAGGTTTAGGGATTCTGGCAATAGTAATAGCTGCATTTACTTCAAATGCCCAGCAGGACCCGATGTTTACACAATACATGTTTAATACACAAACCATTAACCCGGCTTATGCCGGTACATGGGAATCCATCGGGTTTATGGCTCTGGGACGTAATCAGTGGTCTGGTTGGGAAGGAGCTCCTACAACTTATACCTTTTCGGTACAGGCTCCACTAAAAAATGAACGAGTGGCCCTGGGATTAAATGTTATGAATGATAAAGTTGGATTAGAAAAACGTTTTTATGTTTTTGCCGATTATTCTTACCTACTTCCTCTCAGCAGCAAAGTGAATCTAAGACTGGGACTTAAAGGTGGTTTTACCAATTACTCGAACAATTTAGCAGAGTATACCATTTTAGACCCGGGTGATCCGAATTTTGCGGGTGAAATAAAAAATGCATTCAAACCAAACTTTGGTGCAGGGGCCTTTTTATACAGCAAAAAAGCCTATGTCGGGCTTTCAATTCCGAAATTAGTGAGTACTACTTTTGATAACGACATGAAAAGTTTTTCGGTTGAAGGTGAATTACGTCACTATTTCCTGATTGCAGGTGCCGTTTTTGATATGGGCGAGAATGTAAAATTCAAACCAACCATGTTTACCAAGGCTTCGTTTACTTCGGAAACAGGTACTCCGCTTCAGTTCGACTTTACCGGAAACTTCCTGATTAAAGAAAAATTGTGGTTGGGAGCAATGTATCGTACAGGCGCTTCTTACGGTGTTATTGCTCAATGGATATTCGACCAGAAATTACGTATTGGTTATGCTATTGATTTTACGACTAACAATATGAAATATTACAGTCATGAAACACATGAAGTAATGATCTCTTACGAACTCAGATTTAAGAAAGAAAAAGTGGTATCGCCGAGATACTTCTAG